The following coding sequences lie in one Apium graveolens cultivar Ventura chromosome 1, ASM990537v1, whole genome shotgun sequence genomic window:
- the LOC141674997 gene encoding uncharacterized protein LOC141674997 produces the protein MPPSRRKKWSEAEERTLIDKYEEMVCDGTLAKMKTREKKFKPISLYVNSIHHIRDPISYPWQWTWKDVCTKVQNMRHQYSLVKQKIKKSESVGDSGGEEFDWVEGLTHWSNFLRYKEVFGDVGIVFGGNELMVVGNNENGEGFDGSSHGIDAVQFGDLGQGEDGDFGGGMDGNGVMGLEFEYDGEEGEENFNGGSSGLLKEDGDNGFIYQDIEPMGSDTRKKRKVLKGLDKRAWGFLANQLGQLRESETRFEQREVERERERQRREHLRAENEQLRERQWEQRENDREERVNNMEKVRRQRISEWESTEKESEERVRRRREEQLMYENELDERFNRKRSEWKKKIDETLNQHRAEMSQIQTRILHEQQNLTGQLLGMVSQWSGHSAGISDHTSASNHYLSQMMQNLHHVNDIVHDDTRVEGDHQDDQFIID, from the coding sequence ATGCCTCCTTCGAGGAGAAAAAAATGGAGTGAGGCAGAGGAGAGAACTTTGATAGACAAGTATGAAGAGATGGTATGTGATGGAACTTTAGCTAAGATGAAAACTAGGGAGAAAAAATTTAAACCCATTTCTTTGTATGTGAATTCTATTCATCATATTCGTGACCCGATTTCGTATCCTTGGCAATGGACTTGGAAGGATGTGTGTACTAAAGTGCAGAATATGAGGCATCAGTATTCATTAGTTAAGCAGAAGATTAAGAAGTCGGAATCGGTTGGTGATTCGGGTGGTGAGGAGTTTGATTGGGTTGAGGGGTTGACACATTGGTCGAATTTTTTGAGGTATAAGGAGGTTTTTGGGGATGTGGGGATTGTTTTTGGAGGGAATGAACTGATGGTTGTTGGGAATAATGAAAATGGTGAAGGGTTTGATGGGAGTAGTCACGGGATTGATGCGGTTCAGTTTGGGGATTTGGGTCAGGGTGAAGATGGTGATTTTGGTGGCGGTATGGATGGGAATGGGGTTATGGGTTTGGAATTTGAGTATGATGGGGAAGAAGGGGAGGAGAATTTTAATGGTGGTAGTAGTGGGCTTTTGAAGGAAGATGGGGATAATGGGTTTATATATCAAGATATTGAGCCAATGGGGTCGGATACGCGGAAGAAGCGGAAGGTGCTGAAGGGATTAGATAAAAGGGCCTGGGGGTTTCTTGCAAATCAGTTGGGACAATTACGAGAATCGGAAACTCGTTTTGAGCAGCGGGAGGTGGAGAGAGAGCGCGAGAGACAGCGAAGAGAACATTTGCGAGCTGAAAACGAGCAGCTGCGTGAGAGGCAATGGGAACAGAGGGAAAACGATAGAGAAGAGAGGGTTAATAATATGGAGAAGGTGCGGAGACAAAGAATCAGTGAATGGGAATCGACGGAGAAGGAGAGTGAAGAAAGAGTTAGGAGAAGAAGAGAAGAACAATTGATGTACGAGAATGAGTTGGATGAGAGATTTAATAGGAAAAGATCAGAGTGGAAGAAGAAGATTGATGAGACACTAAATCAGCACCGAGCTGAGATGAGTCAGATTCAGACTAGGATCCTTCATGAACAGCAAAACCTTACTGGCCAATTGCTTGGCATGGTTTCACAGTGGAGTGGTCATTCAGCTGGTATTTCTGATCATACTAGCGCTAGCAATCATTATCTTTCTCAAATGATGCAGAACTTGCACCATGTGAATGACATAGTGCATGATGACACAAGAGTTGAAGGAGATCATCAGGATGATCAATTTATCATCGACTGA